Below is a window of Desmonostoc muscorum LEGE 12446 DNA.
ACTGCTCGGCCAAACTTGCCTTCCTTGCGATAGAAAAAGTAAATACCGATACTTACCCCAACCACCAATGCTAATTGTAAAACTTGGTCGCCTCCCTCTGGGTAAAACAGGCTAATAGCACTCAAGCCAAGATACCAAGCTCCTGGTAAGAGGATATCAGCAGGTGTTGGCTGGTCTAGCATTCGTTGTAGCCATGCAGGTGAATGCTCTCGAGGGGTTTGAGTTTCCTTAGGAGGGGATTGTACTCGCAACTCTGGAAACCGGATACGTTCGGGAACTTTGATTTTACCTTCCTGGCGCATCCGTAAGCGATCCATTAAAATCGCATCGTAAGCAGCTTCAATCACTTCTAGATGCTTGGCATCGCCACTATGTTGCTCGAATAGACGATTACGAGCATCCTGAATTTCATCGAAGGAAGCCTCTTCTGATACCCCAAGTTTTTCGTAGGGATTTTGATCGCTCATGGGAGTTTGTTACTTCAGCCTCAGTCAGCGGCAGTCTATGATGTGGGAGAAAAAACAAATTTAGGTTTTGTTTTAATCGAAACTATAATGTCTCGACCTATGTTTACGCTCTACCAGGATAGTAGCACGAGTTAGTTTGATCGACTTTGAGATTTAGACTATAGTCACTTTAACATATCGCCATAACTCCGTGTATACCCTCATGTCGTTGCTAAGTTCTGGCTCTAATCTAGAATTTGAACTGATAGTACCTAAAACGCATAGTTTTCATGAAAAAATTAATTTTCCTGTTTCAGGTTTGGCAATTTACTGTGCCCTAACAGAGCTTTTTTAATTATACTGATGATCGCTTGTGGTGTAGAACCACATGTCGATTTAAAATTGAAGCCTTTTAAAGTACCACATTTCTGGGATAAAAAGTATTTGAGTTTCAAAAATAGCTGTGGCTGAGGTTTGAGGGTCTGTCTGGTAGGCGTAAAATTCACAGTTACAAGACCTGCACTTAATGCAGGGCTGGCTATAGCTTTCCAGAAGTTCTCCCTTCTCATTGCCTAGAATCCTGATTACAGTATTAATTATTTGAATAATCAGGATTTTCATGCCGTAGCTATGTAGATTCTTAATAGCTCCCAAAGTGGCAACTGTGTTTTTACCCAACCTTCCTGTTAATCTTACGAATTTTTGTGAAAAGTGATGGTCATGGCTCCCGCCAAGGTTCTTGTAGTTGACGACGACCCTGCGGTTCGGAATTTAATCCAACGCTTTTTGATGAAGCAGAACTATCAGGTGGAGGCTGCCGAAGACGGAAAGACAGCCTTAACTCTATTTGAGCAATTTAACCCTGATTTGGTGATTCTAGATGTGAATCTACCAGATGTAATTGGGTTTAACCTCTGCCAAGAGATGCAAAGTCGTAATGGTGTTTTTGTTTTGATGCTGACTAGCCGTGCTGACGAAGCTGACAAAATTCGCGGTTTTTCTAAAGGTGCTGATGACTATCTCACCAAACCTTTTGGATTGGGAGAGTTAGAAGTCAGAGTAGGAGCGATTTTGAGGCGTC
It encodes the following:
- a CDS encoding response regulator transcription factor; this translates as MAPAKVLVVDDDPAVRNLIQRFLMKQNYQVEAAEDGKTALTLFEQFNPDLVILDVNLPDVIGFNLCQEMQSRNGVFVLMLTSRADEADKIRGFSKGADDYLTKPFGLGELEVRVGAILRRQRVITTAEQKRLVFEKLMIDPVRREVALNNQPVPLTALEFDLLHFLASHPGRVWRRAELIQEVWDYEYVGDQRVVDVHIGQIRKKIEIDASQPALIQTVRGVGYKFESPAHSQQLEAKS
- a CDS encoding CPP1-like family protein translates to MSDQNPYEKLGVSEEASFDEIQDARNRLFEQHSGDAKHLEVIEAAYDAILMDRLRMRQEGKIKVPERIRFPELRVQSPPKETQTPREHSPAWLQRMLDQPTPADILLPGAWYLGLSAISLFYPEGGDQVLQLALVVGVSIGIYFFYRKEGKFGRAVLFTLVSLIIGLIAGGVLASWLLPQISFINLGSNQFSTVLTFILLWLVSSFLR